DNA sequence from the Agromyces aureus genome:
GCCGACCTGATCGGGTGAGCGGATGCCGCGGGCGGCCGTCAGCCCCGGCTCAGGCGATCGCGGGCTTCGGCGGAGTCGAAGGCAGCGGCGGGAGGCCCACCTCGAGGATTCGCGCGACCATGCGCACCGCGCGTTCGGCCAGCGCTTCAGCCGGGTAGTGGTCCTCGTACAGATCGGCGGCGGCGTCGATCGATCGGATGTCGCAGATCACCATGAGCTTCGCGATATCGGTGTCGTCTCGCCCTGGCCGGTTCGCGCGGAGTTTCATCGCGAGCAGCGCGTCGGCAGAGGCGACCTGGATGACGACTCGGCCGTCGTCGTAGATCGACTCCCATTCGGCGGTGCGGCGACCGTAGTTCGGGATGAAGCCGGACGCTTGATCGTTGAGCCAGTCAGCCGGCCATCCATTCGCTTCGGCGATCTCGCGACCGGCTGCCAGCACGCGTTCGTGATCGCCGATGAGGTGCGCATCGATGTCTACGGTCGATTCGCGATCGAAGTAGCGGAGCGCGAGCGCGGCGCCACCCACGATACTGATGCCGCTGCGTTCGCCGCCGGCGCCGAGGGTGGCGACCAGTTGGCGAAGTCCGAAAACCAGCCCGTCGCGATCGAACCGCGTCATGCGCTGATCAGGGTGTCGGCGTCGACGAGTACGCGGCGCCGCGCGAACTCGGGCGGCACCCGATCGGGGCTCGGCGTCAGCGTGTACGGGCCCTCGCCCACGGTCCACGGGCGTCGCAGTGTGCGGTCGGGATTTGTCGCCCAGTCGGGGACAGGCAGCTCCTCGGCGATCAGGTGGTGCGCCACGAGTGCGGCCAGTGCGGCATCCCATTGCCGGCTGCCGGTGGATTCGGGCGGGGAGATGGTGAGCGCGAACCGTGCTGCGCCGTGCTCGGCGCTGAGGTTGTCGTTCAACTGGATGAATCGACGCAACGCGACGCCTTCGCGACCGTCGGCAACCGCGAAGCGGATGTCGGCGGCGATCGCGGCTGCGTCATCGCGAACCGTCGGCACCGACACGAGTCGATGTCCGGTCGCTCGGAGGGCGCGCTCGACGGCGTCGAACGATGGGTTCTGGCGACCGCGCTCGATGAGCGAGACATGCGACTGCGACAACTGCGCGCGCTTGCCGAGCGCCTGCTGGGTGAGCTTGCGGCTCCGCCGGGCGGCGCGGATAAGGGTTCCTGCGCTCATCTCGCCTCCAGTATTCGATCCATCTCATAATATGCCCTCAGCACCGCGTCGGTCGAGCCCGAGATTACGGGTGCCGTCTCGGATTCCGTATGCCAGTTCCGCCTCATCGTGAGGCGGTATTGGCATAGCGGGAACGTGAGACAAGAGGGGAGCCGTCCGCCCGCGCGGACGTCGTCGGCTCCGCGCCGCGGGCAACTGCAGCGCCGCGATCTCGAGCGTCCCGCTCCGGGCGATCGCGCGTCCCGGTTCTCGGCAGGGCAGCGTGAATGCACACGCGGCCGGGGGTGCGGCGGCCTCGGGCCAGCGCATCATCGATCTTCCACTGTTCGACGTAGGAGTCATCGGGGATGAGGGAGTCGCGGATCGGCATCCTCCCAGCGGCCTCGCCGCGATCAGTGATCGGGCGAACCTCCGTGACGTACCCTCAGGGAAGGACGCCGGTTCGACGGACGGCGGTTCACCCGTGGTCTACACCTGCCATGACGGATGCCGGTGAGCGAGCTCGAGCCGACACCGGCAGCCGCACAACTGGAGCCCACATGAACACGCCGACACCCGCTCTCCTCAAACTCGGGGTGTTGGTCACCTCGCGCAAGACCGACGAGCGGCGACTGCCGATCCATCCCTCCCACCTCGAGCGGATCGACGCCGACCTGCGCGCGAACATGATCCTCGAGCACGGCTACGGCGAGCGTTTCGGCTTCTCGGACGAGCAGCTCGCTCCGCTGGTGGGCGCAATGTCCACCCGCGAGGCAATCATCGCCGAGGCCGACGTCATCGCCCTGCCGAAGCCGCTCGCATCCGACCTCGCCGAATTCCGCGACGGACAGGTGCTGTGGGGCTGGCCGCACTGCGTCCAGGACCGGGACATGACCCAATACGCCATCGACAAGGGCCTCACGCTCATCGCGTGGGAGGCCATGAACCACTGGAAGGCCGACGGCGGGTTCGGGCTGCACGTGTTCCACAAGAACAACGAGATCGCGGGG
Encoded proteins:
- a CDS encoding DUF6036 family nucleotidyltransferase; this translates as MTRFDRDGLVFGLRQLVATLGAGGERSGISIVGGAALALRYFDRESTVDIDAHLIGDHERVLAAGREIAEANGWPADWLNDQASGFIPNYGRRTAEWESIYDDGRVVIQVASADALLAMKLRANRPGRDDTDIAKLMVICDIRSIDAAADLYEDHYPAEALAERAVRMVARILEVGLPPLPSTPPKPAIA
- a CDS encoding helix-turn-helix domain-containing protein, giving the protein MSAGTLIRAARRSRKLTQQALGKRAQLSQSHVSLIERGRQNPSFDAVERALRATGHRLVSVPTVRDDAAAIAADIRFAVADGREGVALRRFIQLNDNLSAEHGAARFALTISPPESTGSRQWDAALAALVAHHLIAEELPVPDWATNPDRTLRRPWTVGEGPYTLTPSPDRVPPEFARRRVLVDADTLISA